A part of Vibrio sp. B1FLJ16 genomic DNA contains:
- a CDS encoding GNAT family N-acetyltransferase gives MRFQVVKESDVELQKEFLLIALWTPDNEPNHKPDILDIPHIKEYYANWGKDGDLGFFAFSSEDKPVGLIQLRHKSSQTQKYADYPEIAIAVHPEYRGLGVASSLMQHLVENSVSGLRLGVHPQNTSAIKLYEKFGFRVYEVAQSGYPQMVREK, from the coding sequence ATGCGATTTCAAGTAGTTAAAGAATCGGATGTAGAATTACAGAAAGAGTTTCTATTGATAGCTCTTTGGACTCCTGATAATGAGCCAAACCATAAGCCTGATATTTTGGATATTCCTCATATCAAAGAGTATTATGCAAACTGGGGCAAGGATGGTGACCTTGGTTTCTTTGCTTTTTCATCTGAAGACAAGCCGGTGGGTTTAATCCAATTACGCCACAAATCTAGCCAAACTCAAAAATATGCTGACTACCCTGAAATTGCGATTGCTGTGCATCCGGAATATCGAGGTTTAGGCGTAGCTTCTTCTTTGATGCAACACTTGGTTGAAAACTCAGTCTCGGGTTTAAGGCTTGGTGTGCATCCTCAGAATACCTCAGCGATAAAATTGTATGAAAAGTTTGGATTTCGTGTGTATGAAGTAGCCCAAAGTGGATACCCACAAATGGTTCGAGAAAAATAA
- a CDS encoding cysteine hydrolase family protein, translating into MKSAVLVIDVQSILFDPEPQPFESQIVLTKINEVTKLARAKSVPVIFVQHEQTKSVIEYESAGWALQSSLITQTGDHFVRKTTPDSFLNTNLQSVLNELDVDSLIVCGYASEFCVDTTIRRAAGLGYPVTLVSDAHTTHDKEHASGAQIREHHNATLSSISSFGVKIEAVEARNLWA; encoded by the coding sequence ATGAAATCTGCAGTATTAGTTATTGATGTTCAGTCGATTCTGTTCGACCCGGAACCTCAACCATTTGAATCACAAATCGTACTCACCAAAATTAATGAGGTTACGAAATTGGCGCGTGCTAAGTCTGTCCCAGTTATCTTTGTCCAGCACGAGCAAACTAAATCTGTTATTGAATACGAAAGTGCTGGTTGGGCATTGCAGTCCAGCTTAATTACACAAACTGGTGACCATTTCGTCCGCAAAACAACACCAGACTCGTTCTTGAATACTAATCTTCAAAGTGTTTTGAATGAACTTGATGTAGATAGCTTAATTGTGTGTGGTTACGCATCAGAGTTTTGCGTTGATACTACCATTCGCAGAGCTGCAGGTTTAGGCTATCCCGTAACTTTGGTTTCGGATGCTCACACAACTCATGATAAGGAGCACGCCAGTGGGGCTCAAATTCGAGAGCATCACAATGCCACGTTATCTAGTATTTCTAGTTTCGGTGTCAAAATCGAAGCGGTAGAGGCGCGCAACCTTTGGGCATAG